A single window of Vitis riparia cultivar Riparia Gloire de Montpellier isolate 1030 unplaced genomic scaffold, EGFV_Vit.rip_1.0 scaffold460_pilon_pilon, whole genome shotgun sequence DNA harbors:
- the LOC117909901 gene encoding TMV resistance protein N-like translates to MASAAAAAASSSQRHYDVFLSFRGEDTRNNFTAHLYHALYQKGINTFVDDDKLERGQVISPALVAAIENMEFSIVIFSKNYASSRWCLEELVKIVECMKSRRQRVLPIFYNVDPSDVRRQRGIFGEALAKHEENSKNMERVQNWKDALTQVANLSGWDSRNK, encoded by the coding sequence ATGGCTtcagctgctgctgctgctgcttcttCTTCTCAAAGGCACTATGATGTGTTCCTTAGCTTCAGAGGAGAAGACACCCGCAATAACTTCACTGCCCATCTCTATCACGCCTTGTACCAGAAAGGAATCAACACTTTCGTGGATGATGACAAGCTTGAGAGAGGCCAAGTCATATCTCCTGCCCTTGTTGCAGCTATCGAAAACATGGAGTTTTCAATAGTTATTTTCTCGAAAAATTATGCATCCTCTAGATGGTGTTTAGAGGAGTTGGTGAAGATAGTAGAGTGCATGAAAAGCAGGAGACAGAGGGTTCTCCCAATTTTCTACAATGTGGATCCCTCGGATGTGAGAAGACAGAGGGGTATATTTGGAGAAGCATTGGCTAAACATGAAGAGAACTCAAAGAACATGGAAAGGGTGCAGAATTGGAAGGATGCTCTCACTCAAGTTGCAAATTTATCCGGTTGGGATTCAAGAAATAAGTGA
- the LOC117909879 gene encoding disease resistance-like protein DSC1: MKFELLEKLNTIKVSCSQHLIEIPDMIVTAPNLEKLILDGCSSLLEVHPSIGKLNKLILLNLKNCKKLICFPSIIDMKALEILNFSGCSGLKKFPNIQGNMENLLELYLASTAIEELPSSIGHLTGLVLLDLKWCKNLKSLSTGICKLKSLENLSLSGCSKLESFPEVMENMDNLKELLLDGTPIEVLPSSIERLKGLVLLNLRKCKNLVSLSNGMCNLTSLETLIVSGCLQLNNLPRNLGSLQRLAQLHADGTAIAQPPDSIVLLRNLKVLIYPGCKILAPTSLGSLFSFWLLHGNSSNGIGLRLPTSFSSFRSLSNLDLSDCKLIEGAIPNGICSLISLKKLDLSRNNFLSIPAGISELTNLKDLRLGQCQSLTGIPELPSSIRDIDAHNCTALLPGSSSVSTLQGLQFLFYNCSNPVEDQSSDDKRTELQIFPHIYASSTAADSSVTTSPVMMQKLLENIAFSIVFPGTGIPEWIWHQNVGSSIKIQLPTDWYSDDFLGFALCSVLEHLPERIICHLNSDVFNYGDLKDFGHDFHWTGNIVGSEQVWLGYQPCSQLRLFQFNDPNEWNHIEISFEAAHRFNSSASNVVKKCGVCLIYAEDLEGIHPQNRKQLKSRGCSVVERSSDRAGLNRSGMDSSSSGSSEGPTLKLKRKRPQE; this comes from the exons ATGAAGTTTGAG CTTCTTGAAAAGTTAAATACTATAAAAGTTAGTTGCTCTCAACACCTCATTGAAATTCCAGACATGATAGTTACTGCGCCCAATCTGGAGAAACTGATTCTTGATGGTTGTTCAAGTTTGCTTGAGGTTCACCCATCTATTGGAAAGCTGAACAagcttattttattgaatttgaaaaattgcaaAAAGCTTATTTGTTTTCCCAGCATCATCGACATGAAAGCGCTTGAAATTCTCAATTTCTCTGGCTGCTCAGGGCTCAAGAAGTTTCCAAATATTCAAGGTAACATGGAAAATTTATTGGAGCTTTATTTAGCTTCAACTGCTATTGAGGAACTTCCCTCCTCAATTGGGCATCTCACTGGACTTGTTTTATTGGATCTGAAATGGTGCAAAAATCTTAAGAGTCTTTCGACAGGTATTTGTAAGTTGAAATCCCTTGaaaatctctctctttctggATGTTCAAAACTTGAAAGTTTTCCGGAAGTGATGGAGAATATGGACAATTTGAAAGAGCTTCTTTTAGATGGGACACCTATCGAAGTGCTACCCTCGTCAATTGAACGTCTCAAAGGCCTCGTTTTATTGAATCTGAGGAAATGCAAAAACCTTGTGAGTCTTTCAAACGGCATGTGTAATTTGACATCTCTTGAAACACTCATTGTCTCCGGttgtttacaattaaacaatTTGCCGAGGAACCTCGGGAGCCTGCAACGTCTAGCACAGCTCCATGCAGATGGAACTGCTATAGCACAACCTCCTGACTCGATTGTTCTTTTGAGAAACCTGAAAGTATTGATCTATCCTGGATGTAAAATATTAGCACCTACCTCATTGGGTTCGCTCTTTTCATTCTGGTTATTGCATGGAAACAGTTCAAACGGGATTGGTTTGCGCTTGCCTACTAGTTTTTCTAGTTTCAGGTCCTTATCAAATTTAGACCTAAGTGACTGCAAACTAATAGAAGGAGCAATCCCCAATGGTATTTGCTCCTTAATCTCATTGAAGAAATTAGATCTAAGCAGAAACAATTTTCTAAGCATACCTGCTGGCATCAGTGAACTTACAAACCTAAAAGACCTACGACTGGGGCAGTGCCAGAGTCTCACAGGAATTCCGGAGCTTCCATCGAGTATCAGAGACATAGATGCACACAATTGCACAGCTCTTTTACCAGGCTCATCAAGTGTAAGCACATTGCAAGGGCTACAGTTCCTATTCTATAATTGCTCCAATCCAGTTGAAGACCAATCCAGTGATGATAAGAGGACAGAATTACAAATATTTCCACATATTTATGCGTCTTCCACTGCCGCTGATTCCTCTGTGACTACTTCACCTGTTATGATGCAGAAATTGCTTGAAAATATTGCATTTAGTATTGTTTTTCCTGGCACTGGGATTCCTGAGTGGATCTGGCATCAGAATGTGGGATCTTCTATAAAAATTCAGCTACCTACAGATTGGTATAGTGATGACTTCTTGGGATTTGCTCTCTGCTCTGTTCTTGAACATCTTCCTGAGAGAATTATATGCCATTTGAATTctgatgtttttaattatggGGACTTGAAAGACTTCGGCCATGATTTCCATTGGACAGGCAACATTGTTGGGTCAGAACAAGTCTGGCTGGGTTATCAACCATGTTCCCAGTTGAGGTTGTTTCAATTCAATGACCCCAATGAGTGGAATCACATTGAGATTTCTTTTGAAGCAGCCCACAGATTCAACTCAAGTGCATCCAATGTGGTGAAGAAGTGTGGCGTATGTCTTATATATGCAGAAGATCTTGAAGGAATCCATCCACAAAATAGAAAACAGCTTAAGAGTAGGGGATGTAGTGTAGTTGAGAGAAGCAGTGACAGAGCAGGACTCAATCGAAGTGGAATGGACTCTAGTTCTAGTGGCAGCAGTGAGGGACCCACGCTCAAGCTCAAGCGCAAACGTCCTCAAGAATGA